A genome region from Microbacterium sp. CGR2 includes the following:
- a CDS encoding S1C family serine protease, whose protein sequence is MEEHTMNQDDNHDYRPAANAGPENAPTAPRQGHEVPSVFTSRPPVPPVGQPASGSAFGVPSAAPHTQPTQPLDDSVRFGSAGGPADATTTKDARSKGGSKIAAVIVAAALVGGVAGFGGGALLTGLQEQPSSGIAGGPQTVTVNNPGSVNETTAVATEALPSVVTIEVAGSEEAGSGSGVIISDDGYVVTNTHVVTLGGAAADPAIRVTTSDGRIFDATIVGTDPIYDLAVIKLTDAEGLTPIEFANSSKLNVGDTAVALGAPLGLANSVTTGIVSALNRSIQIASAALPESSSEDAPEEQQTPEEGQGEGPFQFDLPGNTAQQTSESISIAVIQTDAAINHGNSGGALVNSKGELIGINVAIASAGSSEESGSIGIGFAIPSNIAQRVSEEIIADGTATHGLLGASVRDAASVEGSDVAGAYIAEVTGGGAAAEAGLEAEDVVTVFNGVPITSASDLTAQVRAAAGGSDATMTYVRGGKEYEVDVTLGDLAG, encoded by the coding sequence ATGGAGGAGCACACCATGAACCAGGACGACAACCACGACTACCGACCGGCGGCGAACGCGGGTCCCGAGAATGCGCCGACAGCGCCCAGACAGGGACACGAGGTGCCGTCGGTGTTCACGTCGCGGCCGCCCGTTCCCCCGGTCGGGCAGCCCGCGTCGGGATCGGCATTCGGCGTTCCCAGCGCTGCGCCGCACACCCAGCCGACGCAGCCGCTCGACGACTCCGTGCGATTCGGCTCCGCGGGTGGACCGGCCGACGCCACCACGACCAAGGATGCGCGATCGAAGGGTGGCTCGAAGATCGCCGCGGTCATCGTCGCTGCAGCACTCGTGGGCGGCGTTGCCGGGTTCGGCGGCGGGGCGCTGCTGACCGGCCTTCAGGAACAGCCTTCCTCGGGGATCGCGGGAGGGCCGCAGACGGTCACCGTGAACAACCCCGGATCGGTCAACGAGACCACCGCCGTCGCGACCGAGGCCCTGCCGTCGGTCGTCACGATCGAGGTCGCGGGTTCGGAGGAAGCCGGCAGCGGTTCCGGCGTCATCATCAGCGACGACGGCTATGTGGTCACCAACACTCATGTGGTCACCCTGGGGGGCGCGGCCGCCGACCCCGCGATCCGCGTGACCACCTCGGACGGCCGCATCTTCGACGCCACGATCGTCGGCACGGACCCCATCTACGACCTGGCCGTCATCAAGCTGACCGATGCGGAAGGCCTCACCCCGATCGAGTTCGCGAACTCGTCCAAGCTCAACGTCGGCGATACGGCCGTCGCTCTCGGTGCTCCTCTCGGCCTGGCGAACTCGGTCACGACCGGCATCGTGAGCGCCCTGAACCGCAGCATCCAGATCGCGTCCGCGGCTCTTCCCGAGTCGTCGTCCGAAGACGCACCCGAAGAGCAGCAGACCCCGGAAGAAGGACAGGGCGAGGGTCCGTTCCAGTTCGACCTCCCGGGCAACACCGCGCAGCAGACCTCGGAGTCGATCTCGATCGCGGTCATCCAGACGGATGCTGCGATCAACCACGGCAACTCCGGCGGCGCCCTCGTCAACAGCAAGGGCGAGCTGATCGGCATCAATGTGGCGATCGCCAGCGCCGGCAGCTCGGAGGAATCCGGGTCGATCGGCATCGGCTTCGCGATCCCCTCGAACATCGCCCAGCGCGTCTCCGAGGAGATCATCGCCGACGGAACCGCCACCCACGGTCTGCTCGGGGCCTCGGTCCGCGATGCCGCCAGCGTGGAGGGCTCAGACGTCGCCGGTGCGTACATCGCCGAGGTCACCGGCGGGGGCGCGGCCGCGGAGGCCGGGCTCGAGGCGGAAGACGTCGTGACGGTGTTCAACGGTGTTCCCATCACCAGCGCCAGCGACCTCACCGCTCAGGTGCGTGCCGCGGCCGGTGGCAGCGACGCCACGATGACCTACGTCCGTGGCGGCAAGGAGTACGAGGTGGATGTGACGCTCGGCGATCTCGCCGGCTGA